The proteins below are encoded in one region of Anaerolineales bacterium:
- a CDS encoding bifunctional methylenetetrahydrofolate dehydrogenase/methenyltetrahydrofolate cyclohydrolase FolD yields the protein MTAQIIDGKAISEKLLTEIAADVQAMVKNGLPCPGLAAVLVGENPASQQYVSMKRKTCAKYGLESYGYVLPKTATQAEVEGLVKELNADPKVNGILVQLPLPDHLDDEKILNSISVEKDVDGFHPINIGRLAQKGREPLFVPCTPDGCIYLIDQTGFNLKGANAVVLGRSNIVGMPVALLLVKRDATVTICHSRSKDLPSICRSADVLIAAVGRPEMVKADWIKPGAVVIDVGTNRVDDPTTEKGYRLAGDVAFNEAKEVAGWISPYPGGVGPMTITMLLRNTVRAAKIQAKTL from the coding sequence ATGACAGCGCAAATCATTGATGGGAAGGCAATTTCAGAAAAGTTACTCACTGAAATTGCTGCAGATGTACAGGCTATGGTCAAGAATGGACTACCCTGCCCCGGCCTCGCAGCAGTATTAGTGGGTGAAAATCCGGCATCACAGCAATATGTAAGCATGAAGCGGAAAACCTGTGCAAAATATGGGCTTGAGTCCTATGGATATGTCCTACCAAAGACAGCCACCCAGGCTGAAGTGGAGGGGTTGGTCAAGGAGCTGAATGCAGATCCAAAAGTGAATGGGATCTTAGTTCAACTTCCCTTGCCCGATCATCTGGATGATGAAAAAATCCTTAATTCCATCAGCGTTGAAAAAGATGTAGACGGATTCCATCCAATCAACATTGGCCGGTTAGCCCAAAAAGGTCGCGAGCCATTATTTGTACCCTGCACACCTGATGGATGTATATATCTGATCGACCAAACCGGTTTTAATCTCAAAGGAGCAAATGCGGTCGTTTTAGGGCGATCAAACATCGTGGGGATGCCTGTCGCACTCTTACTGGTGAAGCGTGATGCAACTGTCACGATTTGCCATTCACGATCAAAAGACCTCCCCAGCATCTGCCGCAGTGCTGACGTATTGATCGCTGCGGTCGGTAGACCAGAAATGGTGAAAGCCGATTGGATCAAGCCTGGTGCAGTGGTGATTGACGTTGGAACCAACCGGGTGGATGATCCCACCACAGAAAAAGGTTACCGCCTGGCAGGCGACGTAGCATTCAACGAAGCCAAGGAAGTCGCAGGTTGGATCTCACCGTATCCCGGTGGCGTGGGGCCGATGACGATCACCATGCTGCTGCGTAACACCGTCAGGGCAGCCAAGATCCAGGCAAAAACTCTTTAA
- a CDS encoding 8-oxoguanine deaminase — translation MMGTLLVRNAEILVTMDEQRREIRQGGLFIRDGFIEQVDATEHLPQTADEILDLRDHIILPGLINTHHHFYQTLTRVVPAAQNANLFNWLKTLYPIWGRMTPQDIFISTQAALAELALSGCTTASDHLYIFPNGSKLDDEIEAAKEIGLRLHASRGSMSLGESKGGLPPDRVVEDEGFILKDSQRLIERYHDPKPGAMIQIVIAPCSPFSVTGDLMRSSAALARQYRVQLHTHLAETQDEEVFCLQKFGERPVELMDRYEWINRDVWFAHSVHVNEGEIKVYADHGCGVAHCPTSNMRLASGIAPVMAMLQAGVKLGLGVDGSASNDGSNLLEETRQALLAARVKAGLAGASKSSETSSPLMTARQALEIATLGGASVLGRPDLGSLEVGKCGDFFAINLKRLEYAGALHDPISAIVFCAPVKVDYTIVHGRVVVNQGELAGLDSHKLIEKHNQAAWRLVNGNN, via the coding sequence ATCATGGGCACATTATTAGTTCGTAATGCTGAAATTTTGGTAACGATGGATGAGCAGAGGAGGGAAATCCGCCAAGGGGGACTGTTCATAAGGGATGGTTTCATTGAGCAAGTTGACGCAACCGAGCACCTCCCACAAACTGCCGACGAAATCCTGGATCTGCGAGACCATATTATCCTGCCTGGTTTAATTAACACTCACCACCATTTTTATCAAACTCTTACCCGGGTAGTCCCTGCTGCTCAAAATGCGAATTTATTCAACTGGCTAAAAACACTTTATCCGATTTGGGGCAGGATGACACCTCAAGATATTTTCATATCCACGCAGGCTGCTCTGGCAGAGTTAGCGTTATCCGGCTGTACGACAGCCTCTGACCACCTGTATATCTTCCCAAACGGATCAAAACTGGATGATGAAATTGAAGCAGCAAAAGAAATCGGACTGCGTTTGCATGCATCGCGCGGGTCCATGAGCCTGGGAGAAAGTAAAGGTGGTTTACCGCCAGATCGTGTTGTGGAAGATGAAGGATTTATCTTAAAAGACTCACAGCGACTAATTGAACGCTATCACGACCCGAAACCCGGTGCGATGATCCAGATCGTGATCGCCCCATGCTCGCCATTCAGCGTGACAGGTGATTTAATGCGATCAAGTGCAGCTTTGGCACGCCAGTATCGGGTGCAGCTGCATACCCACCTTGCTGAAACCCAAGATGAAGAAGTATTTTGTTTGCAAAAATTTGGTGAACGTCCGGTTGAGCTAATGGATAGGTATGAATGGATCAACCGTGACGTCTGGTTTGCACACTCCGTACATGTTAATGAAGGTGAGATCAAAGTTTATGCCGATCACGGGTGCGGAGTGGCGCACTGCCCAACCTCAAACATGCGCCTGGCATCGGGCATTGCACCAGTTATGGCCATGTTGCAGGCTGGGGTAAAACTCGGTCTAGGTGTAGATGGCTCGGCAAGCAATGACGGCTCTAACTTACTTGAGGAAACTCGGCAGGCATTACTGGCTGCCAGGGTAAAAGCAGGGCTGGCTGGCGCTTCAAAGTCCAGCGAGACAAGCTCACCCTTAATGACCGCCCGGCAGGCGCTTGAGATAGCTACCCTCGGGGGGGCGAGTGTATTGGGGCGCCCTGATCTGGGGTCCCTCGAAGTGGGAAAGTGTGGAGACTTCTTCGCCATCAACCTGAAGAGACTGGAATATGCTGGTGCATTGCATGATCCGATCTCTGCTATTGTTTTTTGTGCGCCAGTAAAAGTGGATTATACGATTGTTCATGGAAGAGTGGTTGTGAATCAAGGTGAGCTGGCAGGATTGGACTCTCATAAACTAATCGAAAAGCACAATCAAGCTGCCTGGAGGCTGGTAAATGGGAATAATTAG
- the ade gene encoding adenine deaminase: MGIISSTISKSLVDVAMGKVPADLVIRNGCWVCVQSAEVLPNTDIAIKDERIAYVGENAGHTIGEHTQVIDAKDRFLVPGLLDGHMHVESGMLTVTEFVRAVIPHGTTGMFIDPHEIANVFGLEGVRLMVEEAACQPIHVWVQMPSCVPSAPGLETPGATLGPREVAEAMSWEGVVGLGEVMNFPGVFLNDDKMHAEMAEARKAGKVIGGHYASPDLGLPFHGYVAGGPQDDHEGTRLEDALERVRQGMKPMLRFGSAWHDVEAQIKAVTEHKVDPRHFILCTDDSHCETLVDEGHVNRAVKEAIAHGLDPLTAIQMVTLNPAEHFGVTQDVGLIAPGRYGDVLIVDKLETLDVKAVVAKGKLICTDGDVLVDLPQYQYPAWAIASVHLGHELQAKDFSLPAAKDGTHQAQVIGVIENQAPTRHLRMQVEVTSGEVQIDPQMDIAKLAVVERHQGTGRVQVGLVHGFGFTTSCAIATTVAHDCHQMIVVGTSDVEMAVAANQLRAIGGGQVVIRDGQVIGQVELPIAGLMSGERADIVAKKARTVLEGFKTCGCQLNNPNMQLSLLALVVIPELRLSDLGLLDVTKFQFIPVIDG; this comes from the coding sequence ATGGGAATAATTAGCTCAACAATCAGCAAGTCATTGGTCGATGTTGCCATGGGTAAGGTTCCTGCAGATTTGGTTATCCGTAATGGCTGTTGGGTATGCGTCCAATCTGCGGAAGTTCTCCCAAATACAGATATTGCGATAAAAGATGAACGTATCGCGTATGTCGGTGAAAATGCCGGGCACACAATTGGTGAACATACCCAGGTGATTGATGCGAAGGACAGGTTCCTGGTGCCAGGGTTGCTCGATGGCCATATGCATGTCGAATCTGGAATGCTAACGGTCACTGAATTTGTGCGCGCAGTAATCCCGCATGGTACGACTGGTATGTTCATAGATCCCCATGAGATCGCCAATGTCTTTGGATTGGAAGGTGTACGATTGATGGTGGAGGAAGCAGCCTGCCAACCAATCCATGTATGGGTGCAGATGCCATCTTGTGTGCCGTCAGCGCCAGGTTTGGAGACGCCTGGAGCAACTCTTGGCCCGCGTGAAGTTGCCGAAGCGATGAGCTGGGAGGGGGTTGTCGGTCTGGGGGAGGTGATGAATTTCCCTGGAGTGTTTTTAAACGATGACAAGATGCATGCTGAAATGGCAGAAGCCCGAAAAGCCGGCAAGGTGATTGGCGGTCATTACGCCAGCCCCGATTTAGGCCTGCCTTTCCATGGTTATGTGGCTGGGGGGCCGCAGGATGATCATGAAGGGACACGCCTGGAAGATGCCCTGGAAAGGGTCCGTCAGGGGATGAAACCCATGTTGCGTTTTGGCTCTGCCTGGCACGATGTTGAGGCACAGATCAAAGCTGTTACTGAGCATAAAGTAGATCCAAGGCACTTCATTTTGTGCACGGATGACTCTCACTGTGAAACACTGGTTGATGAAGGGCATGTAAACCGTGCTGTAAAAGAAGCAATTGCACATGGCCTCGACCCACTGACTGCCATCCAGATGGTCACGCTTAACCCTGCGGAACATTTCGGTGTAACACAAGATGTGGGTTTGATTGCCCCAGGTCGATACGGCGATGTGCTGATTGTAGATAAACTTGAAACCCTGGATGTAAAAGCGGTAGTAGCCAAGGGTAAACTTATTTGCACAGATGGTGATGTACTGGTCGATTTGCCCCAATATCAATACCCCGCCTGGGCTATTGCATCGGTGCATCTGGGACATGAACTACAGGCAAAAGATTTCAGCTTACCTGCGGCAAAGGATGGAACCCATCAAGCCCAAGTGATCGGAGTAATCGAGAACCAGGCACCCACCAGGCATCTCCGAATGCAGGTTGAGGTAACATCAGGTGAAGTGCAGATTGATCCACAAATGGATATTGCTAAATTGGCAGTGGTCGAACGCCATCAAGGCACAGGGCGAGTACAGGTTGGCCTGGTGCATGGTTTTGGATTTACCACCTCTTGTGCCATCGCTACAACAGTTGCCCACGACTGCCATCAGATGATTGTAGTTGGGACGAGCGATGTTGAAATGGCGGTCGCTGCCAACCAGCTTCGGGCAATCGGTGGTGGCCAGGTGGTGATCCGAGATGGTCAGGTGATCGGGCAAGTGGAGCTTCCGATTGCCGGGCTGATGTCTGGCGAACGCGCTGATATTGTCGCGAAGAAAGCAAGGACAGTGTTGGAGGGTTTTAAGACTTGTGGATGCCAGCTCAATAATCCTAATATGCAATTGAGCCTGTTAGCGCTGGTGGTCATCCCAGAGTTACGACTTTCGGATCTGGGTCTGCTGGATGTCACTAAGTTCCAGTTTATTCCCGTCATCGATGGATGA